TCTACACTTCTAAACTAGTCTTTTCTGTATTTTTTTCCCCAGTTATTCTTCCCTTtataaaattcttttaccgttactttttatttgttttcaCGCATTGCCCGCCTGGTCAAATCTTTTGGCGGGTTCTTTGTGGAGgcaaattatcaaaaaaagaCTAGAGGATCTTAGGAGCAAAGATAGAAGCGGAGAGAAGAGAATTTGAAGGAATGGGTAGatatataatattggaTACAGGCGCTATATTGCGACTAGGGAAACATGACTTTATGGACGATGTTTTGTTAACGGTACCTTCAGTAATTCGAGAGGTAAAGGATAAAAAGGCATTGGAGAAGATGTTTTACTTGCAAGATAGGATTCAGGTAATGGAGCCTTCAGAACAGGATTGCGGTTTTGTGAAGAAGTTTTCTAAAGAGACTGGCGATTTTGGGTTTCTTTCAGAGACAGACTTTCAAGTAATTGCATTAACCTTGTCTTACCACAAGAAGTATGATGAAATTTCAAAGCTTAACAGTAAGCCTAGAGAGATTAGTCTTGTTACCAAGTCTGAAGAGGTGGGAAGTTGCGAGAAAGGGATGGATAAGGACTTACAGGAGGTAGAAATGGAGACTGGTGAGCAGAAAGAACAAAGCACAGAAGATGAGGATGACTGGGAGACTGCTAATGGACAAAGCAGCAGAAGAGAGGAAGTTCAGTCAGGGGAAGATGAGgaagaggaggaggagTGTGAGGAAGAGGAGTGCGAGGAGGATGAGGATGTCTCCAAGGGACTGGAAGATGATGTGTTTTCTGGAGGATGGATTACCAAGGCAAATATTACAAGTGTTATGGGAGGTTTATCTTCTGGATCCCAGAGCCACTTTGTGGTAGCATGTATGACCACTGACTATTCTATGCAGAATGTATTACTCCAGATGGGTTTGAATCTTGTAGAGATACATGGGTTATCGGTTAAAACTATTAAGAGGTGGGGGCTTCTTTGCTGTGGATGTTATACTTATGAGAGAGATACAAGCCGAAAGTTTTGTGGAAAGTGCGGAAATGCTACTTTAGATAGAGTTCCAATTAAAGTTTCTTCTGATGGAACAATTGAATTAGACTGCTATAGAAAGAAAGTGAACCTAAGAGGAACTATTTACTCTATTCCTAAGCCAAGAAGAGGTGTTAGAAATCAAGAAATCATTTTGGCAGAGGATCAACTTATGATGGGAGGAAGACAAAGGTTACTAAATCATCAAAGAAAGAAATGGGAGAAGGCTTGCAAGGAAAGGGACCCTTTTTCTAATAGTGGAGCTGATCTTGAAAGCAGTTGGGGGAAGCAGTTTGGAAGTTTTAGGTACCCcgaaataaaaattggaATGGGAAGAGGAAACCCAAATTCTAATAGTTGGCAGAAGAAACGTAGTGgtaagaaaaaatgaaaatttttcatttttctcAGACTCGACTCaatatattaatcattATGTTTTCACTGCTATTACCAGAATCCAAGGCTTAAGATAACTAAGGTTGTTTCTCAATTTTGACTCGAATATTATCAGAGAGTTTAATAGGTACGGATTTGGAATTAGACATTTAAGACACTGTTTTTTcctaatttttattaaagagaAGAGCTAGAacataaatcaaatatgCTTATAATCATAATCAAACAAAAGCCAATCtagaataaatattagCATTTTTTTCAACCCAAACTTAATTACTCTAAACTTAATTTTCCTCGTTCTATATATGCATGCAAACATTAACCCGCCAAACCCCCAACCAAACTTTGACTTATAAATTCTTCAGATTTGCATGTAACCAGTTTTACCACGTGTACTAAAAACTTCTTTAAATCAACCCCTCACCCTATAATGGTCTACCGCCCATTatgtaattaattcattttttttacttttattgcatttttaaataagttGGAGGCATACAAATTAGAGCACTTTGGCGCCAATTACAAAAAGTAAATGTGATGTtaacaaattaaagatgGACGCGTCTAAGATAAAGACgagaataaataaagtttgAAAAGGATTTCtataagaataatttaGGATAAAGTTTTTGTGAGAATTGGATTCATAAGTATCAGTTTGGAGTTAAGATAGATAATTTACtggaaaataattaaatgaCTACAGAACCAGAGGTAAAAGAACAAGTCCTTTCAAAAAAGGCATTGAAAAAGCAAGAAAAACAAGCACTTAAAGAAGCTAAAAAGGCAGAGGCAAAGAGCAATCAGCAGCAACAACAGCAATCAGTTCATTGGAGTTCAGTTATTGTACATTCAACTGAGGCATCTCCATATGGAGTAATTCCTTTTAATTGCAAAATTGAGAACAGGACTTTTTCAAAGATTAAGGAATTGAATTCTAACCAGAAAGGTGAGAAAATCTGGTTAAGAGGTAGAATTACGGAGTCCAGATGTAAAGGATCTTTAGGATTTGTACTGCTCAGACAAACTTTCTATAGACTACAATTAGTTGTTGATGCTAATAATGGTAGTTCTAAGGAAATGATTAAATGGCTTGGATGCCTTCCAATTGAGAGTATGATCGATGTATATGGCACTATAGTAGTTCCAGAAACTCCAGTGGTTTCATCAACACAAGATATAGAGGTTTTAGTTGAAAGAGTTTACTGTGTCTCATCGGCTTGCAGTGAATTACCTTTCCAATTAAAAGATGCTAATAGGGTTGAAACTGAGGATGAGGATTCcacaattattaaagttcTACAAGATGTCAGACTGGACAACAGAGTATTGGACTTGAGAACTTATTTGAGTCAGGCAATATTCAGAATTCAATCGGAAGTATGCAGATTGCTTAGGGAATTCCTCATAGAAAGAGAATTCATTGAGATTCATACTCCCAAACTTTTACCAGGTGCTTCCGAAAGTGGTGCCACTGTATTCAAAGTAGACTACTTCTCAAATACAGCTTGCTTAGCACAGTCACCTCAACTCCATAAACAAATGTCAATTTGTGGAGATTTAGAAAGAGTCTTTGAAATTGGTCCTGTTTTCAGAGcagaaaattcaaatactcACAGACATTTATGTGAGTTTGTTGGAGTTGATATTGAAATGAACATTGAAAATACTTATCATGAGTTGGTTGACGTTTTCGACGCTATGTTTAGACATATATTCCAAGGAATCAATACTCATTGCAAGAATGAATTACTTATTGTCTCGGAATATAATCCATTTACTCCTTTCGTCATTTCAGAAAAGACTCCACGTCTTACTTTTGAAGAAGGATGTAATCTCCTTAAGGAGGCAGGCGCTGAAATTCCAGAAGATCTGTCtgattttgatatttcCACAGAGCAGGAAAGATTACTTGGTAAGTTCCATACTAAGAATTTTCTAGTAAGATTGAAAAGGGCAGGATTTGAGAAGAGCGGACATAATTTTAAATGTTATTGGACTTGAATTTCAAATCCGTAGTTCTTTCTCATTCCTTTTGCTTATTTCATCTTACtatgatattattatctatcaattgataatattataaacctttttgaatatatttaattataactAACctaaatcattaatttcctATTTAGGTTCTATTGTCAAGGAAAAATACAACTCAGATTTCTATATGATGCTTAAATATCCACTCAAAGTGAGACCTTTTTACACAATGCCTGACTTTGATGAACCAGAGGTAAGttaatcttttattttgcCTCCCAAGAAATATAGAAAGCTTGAAAGTATAAAATAGAGAGAAGAAACAAGGGGATTTAGGGATTTTAAGGgaaaattgaagatttgCTTTCTTATTGAGGGATGATGATTGTTCATTCACCCATAGCCTGTAAACTCAAACGTGTATTTGCACATGCGTGTAGATACAGCTACGTTTGAACCCTTGATGACAACTTTTCATGCATCACCAACTGACCTCAATATAGCTCTTCCCCATTTTCCTATACTTCCTCTACCCGCTTTTCCTCCCTTTTACTTCTCTTAGGAGCAATATAGACAGCTTGGGAGGCGTTCCCGCTTTTACATGCAAATAATTACCGCCAATTTCCCCACATTTTAGAAATGGTCCAATTCTTTTGACTTCTTTATGAGAGgagaagaaatattaagtGGAGCACAGAGAGTACATGATTACGATTTATTAGTAAAAAGGTGCCAAGAGTGCGGTGTTTCAGAACATTCACTTAGAGACTACTTGAACTCATTCAAGCTCGGCGCTCCTCCCCATGGTGGATGTGGAATTGGGCTTGAAAGAGTCATTATGCTCTTTTTGAATCTTGGAAATATCAGGAAGTCTTCAATGTTTCCTCGTGATCCAAAGAGACTTAGTCCATAAAGtcttattttatttgacTCTAATTATGGTTATGCTGGACTGTACACCAATATTGCATACTCATTATTTAGTACATATACATTACTAGATTAAATATCTATTTATGAttctatattaaaatattagtGAGCTTTATATAACACATCATTATCACTCTAAAAGTTTTCTCTAAACAAAGGCAAATTTTTTCTCTGGCATTTTCGTCGCCTTAATGTCTTTCTGTTATTTTATTACaagataaaaatatttaccCGTAGCTCAAACTTTATTCTCTCTATTGTATGCAGAGACACAGACGTATGACCCCGCCTGGCACGAAGTTAATAGAaatgtaataatataaaaaaagaggTAAAAAGGGTACCCAGacataatatatattaaataggAGTAAAGTGAAATTAAATAGTAAAGTTTAATGGCCAAATAAGAGgcaaaaaaaagttaaattaaatatataacaAAAGGGGGTAAAAAGAGGTaaaatagagaaaaaaCGTTTGTATAGACTGGACTATAATATGATCACAGGTACCTGCGgggaattaaaataattaagtGACTAGAAAA
This Cryptosporidium parvum Iowa II chromosome 7, whole genome shotgun sequence DNA region includes the following protein-coding sequences:
- a CDS encoding ART-4 protein; PIN+Zn ribbon domains. involved in RNA metabolism, which produces MGRYIILDTGAILRLGKHDFMDDVLLTVPSVIREVKDKKALEKMFYLQDRIQVMEPSEQDCGFVKKFSKETGDFGFLSETDFQVIALTLSYHKKYDEISKLNSKPREISLVTKSEEVGSCEKGMDKDLQEVEMETGEQKEQSTEDEDDWETANGQSSRREEVQSGEDEEEEEECEEEECEEDEDVSKGLEDDVFSGGWITKANITSVMGGLSSGSQSHFVVACMTTDYSMQNVLLQMGLNLVEIHGLSVKTIKRWGLLCCGCYTYERDTSRKFCGKCGNATLDRVPIKVSSDGTIELDCYRKKVNLRGTIYSIPKPRRGVRNQEIILAEDQLMMGGRQRLLNHQRKKWEKACKERDPFSNSGADLESSWGKQFGSFRYPEIKIGMGRGNPNSNSWQKKRSGKKK
- a CDS encoding aspartate--tRNA ligase, with protein sequence MTTEPEVKEQVLSKKALKKQEKQALKEAKKAEAKSNQQQQQQSVHWSSVIVHSTEASPYGVIPFNCKIENRTFSKIKELNSNQKGEKIWLRGRITESRCKGSLGFVLLRQTFYRLQLVVDANNGSSKEMIKWLGCLPIESMIDVYGTIVVPETPVVSSTQDIEVLVERVYCVSSACSELPFQLKDANRVETEDEDSTIIKVLQDVRLDNRVLDLRTYLSQAIFRIQSEVCRLLREFLIEREFIEIHTPKLLPGASESGATVFKVDYFSNTACLAQSPQLHKQMSICGDLERVFEIGPVFRAENSNTHRHLCEFVGVDIEMNIENTYHELVDVFDAMFRHIFQGINTHCKNELLIVSEYNPFTPFVISEKTPRLTFEEGCNLLKEAGAEIPEDLSDFDISTEQERLLGSIVKEKYNSDFYMMLKYPLKVRPFYTMPDFDEPEKWSNSFDFFMRGEEILSGAQRVHDYDLLVKRCQECGVSEHSLRDYLNSFKLGAPPHGGCGIGLERVIMLFLNLGNIRKSSMFPRDPKRLSP